One genomic window of Arvicola amphibius chromosome 4, mArvAmp1.2, whole genome shotgun sequence includes the following:
- the Rnf227 gene encoding RING finger protein 227 encodes MQLLMRVPSLPERGELDCNICYRPFNLGARAPRRLPGTARARCGHTLCTACLRELAARGDGSRPAARVVRLRRAVTCPFCRAPTPLPRGGVSEIALDPDLWSRLEEKARAERERDPMGSPAKKSGDNGEDDGDGEDESAKGAGPTSAGWRALRRIVDRVLAPARRLRRPLPSNVLYCPEVKDIAHMTRCTL; translated from the exons ATGCAGCTCCTGATGAGGGTGCCTTCTCTTCCCGAGCGGGGTGAGCTGGACTGCAACATCTGCTACCGCCCCTTCAACCTTGGGGCCCGCGCGCCCCGCCGCCTACCCGGCACGGCGCGCGCTCGCTGCGGCCACACACTGTGCACCGCTTGCCTGCGCGAGCTGGCGGCGCGGGGCGACGGTAGCCGCCCGGCCGCGCGCGTGGTGCGCCTGCGCCGCGCTGTCACGTGCCCGTTCTGCCGCGCGCCTACCCCGCTCCCGCGCGGCGGCGTCTCGGAGATCGCGCTAGACCCCGACTTGTGGTCACGGCTGGAGGAAAAAGCGCGGGCTGAGCGGGAACGAGACCCGATGGGGAGCCCGGCTAAGAAAAGCGGAGACAACGGAGAGGACGACGGCGACGGGGAAGACGAGAGCGCGAAGGGGGCGGGACCTACAAGTGCGGGTTGGCGCGCGCTTCGCCGGATCGTGGACAGGGTCCTGGCGCCAGCGCGCCGCTTGCGGCGTCCGTTGCCTAGCAATG tGCTCTACTGTCCAGAGGTCAAGGACATTGCCCACATGACCCGTTGCACGCTGTAA